The proteins below are encoded in one region of Alistipes indistinctus YIT 12060:
- a CDS encoding D-glycero-alpha-D-manno-heptose-1,7-bisphosphate 7-phosphatase — protein MAQLGNRTYDTLFLDRDGIINRLRPGDYVKSWDEFEFLPGALNALTKCNAMFRRILVVTNQRGVGKGLMTRQALDEIHRRMLQTIAAHGGRIDKIYCCTGLSENDPCRKPNIGMALQAQKEFPEIDFASALMVGDTSSDLLFGRNAGMHTVLIGEDNPQADYISLHQFSASLL, from the coding sequence ATGGCACAACTTGGTAACCGCACATACGACACGCTTTTCCTGGACCGCGACGGGATTATCAACAGGCTCAGGCCCGGCGACTACGTCAAAAGCTGGGACGAATTCGAATTTCTGCCCGGAGCCCTGAACGCGCTGACCAAATGCAACGCGATGTTCCGCCGCATCCTGGTCGTCACGAACCAGCGGGGAGTCGGCAAGGGCCTCATGACCCGGCAGGCGCTGGATGAAATTCACCGCCGGATGCTCCAAACGATCGCTGCACACGGAGGCCGTATCGACAAAATCTACTGCTGTACCGGACTGTCCGAGAACGATCCGTGCCGCAAGCCCAATATCGGGATGGCCTTACAAGCGCAAAAGGAGTTTCCGGAGATCGATTTTGCATCGGCGCTTATGGTGGGCGACACTTCCTCCGACCTGCTGTTCGGCCGGAACGCAGGCATGCACACCGTCCTGATCGGAGAAGACAACCCGCAGGCTGACTACATTTCGCTGCACCAATTCTCGGCATCCCTGTTATAA
- a CDS encoding nucleotidyltransferase family protein, which yields MEQQPLRYPRPEHKPGSAGLDAIILAGGLGTRLRSVVQDLPKCMAPVGGHPFLYYLLEYLKKQGVRRVILSLGYLHETVEEWIAKTPALSGFEFVYSVESEPLGTGGAVKQALAQATGNEVLILNGDTLFDADIEALVAAHRQRGAALSMALKPMEHFDRYGTVTTDGEGRVTAFHEKRFCTQGTINGGVYILQTHNSLFDGMPARFSFETEILEKQVGKGNLFGFPDNGYFIDIGIPSDYAKAETDFKNMFDGTTW from the coding sequence TTGGAACAGCAACCTTTACGTTATCCCCGTCCCGAGCATAAACCCGGCTCTGCAGGTCTGGATGCGATTATTCTGGCCGGGGGGCTGGGCACAAGGCTGCGAAGCGTCGTGCAGGACCTGCCCAAATGCATGGCCCCGGTGGGCGGACACCCATTCCTGTACTACCTACTGGAATACTTGAAAAAACAAGGCGTCCGGCGTGTCATCCTGTCACTGGGCTATCTGCACGAAACCGTCGAGGAGTGGATTGCCAAAACCCCGGCCCTTTCCGGATTCGAATTCGTCTACTCGGTCGAAAGCGAACCGCTGGGCACCGGAGGCGCGGTCAAGCAGGCCCTGGCACAGGCCACTGGAAACGAAGTCCTGATTCTCAACGGCGATACGCTGTTCGATGCGGATATCGAAGCGCTGGTAGCCGCCCACCGCCAACGGGGGGCTGCACTGAGCATGGCACTCAAACCGATGGAGCATTTCGACCGGTACGGGACCGTTACGACCGATGGAGAGGGGCGCGTTACGGCTTTTCACGAAAAACGCTTCTGCACCCAAGGGACGATCAACGGCGGAGTCTACATACTCCAAACGCACAACTCGCTTTTCGACGGAATGCCCGCACGATTCTCCTTCGAAACGGAGATTCTCGAAAAACAGGTCGGCAAGGGGAACCTGTTCGGTTTTCCCGACAACGGTTATTTTATCGATATCGGTATTCCATCCGACTACGCCAAGGCCGAAACCGACTTTAAAAACATGTTCGATGGCACAACTTGGTAA
- a CDS encoding GHMP family kinase ATP-binding protein has protein sequence MIIRSKAPLRLGLAGGGSDVSPYSDLYGGLILNATINLYAYCTIEETDNGRIEIEATDIRQRQVFDSAPQLPIDGVVDLHKGVYNRIMRDYTPGRLSFRITTYSDAAPGSGLGSSSTMVVAILKAFSEWLHLPVGDYEIARLAYDIERNDLKLSGGKQDQYAAAFGGFNFMEFLPDNHVIVNPLRIKRWIVDELEANILLYYTGASRSSAAIIDEQKVNTTQGNRQAVEAMHRIKQSALDMKGALLTGDIGHFTEILGNAWEDKKKMAASITNPQIEKVFRVALEAGATTGKVSGAGGGGFIMFAVEPTKRVQVVRALNRLEGRVVEFQFTEGGTHGWKIFTK, from the coding sequence ATGATCATACGCAGCAAAGCCCCGTTGCGGTTGGGACTGGCCGGAGGAGGCAGCGATGTATCCCCTTACAGCGACCTCTACGGGGGCCTGATCCTCAACGCCACGATTAACCTCTATGCATATTGCACGATCGAAGAGACCGACAACGGCCGGATCGAGATCGAAGCGACCGATATCCGGCAACGCCAGGTATTCGATTCGGCTCCGCAGTTGCCGATCGACGGCGTCGTCGACCTGCACAAGGGCGTTTACAACCGGATCATGCGCGATTACACCCCCGGCAGGCTGTCGTTCAGAATCACCACCTACTCCGATGCCGCACCGGGAAGCGGGCTGGGCTCGTCGTCCACCATGGTCGTGGCGATCCTCAAGGCTTTCTCCGAATGGCTCCACCTGCCCGTAGGAGATTATGAAATCGCAAGACTGGCTTATGACATCGAGCGAAACGACCTGAAGCTGAGCGGGGGCAAGCAGGATCAATATGCAGCCGCCTTCGGCGGGTTCAACTTCATGGAGTTCCTTCCGGACAACCATGTAATCGTCAACCCACTGCGCATCAAGCGGTGGATCGTCGACGAACTGGAAGCGAATATTTTGCTCTATTATACGGGGGCTTCCCGTTCATCGGCCGCAATCATCGACGAGCAGAAAGTCAACACGACGCAGGGCAACCGGCAAGCCGTCGAAGCGATGCACCGTATCAAACAGAGCGCGTTAGACATGAAAGGTGCGCTGCTGACCGGCGACATCGGGCATTTTACCGAAATCCTCGGCAACGCCTGGGAAGACAAGAAAAAAATGGCCGCATCGATTACCAATCCCCAAATCGAAAAAGTATTCCGGGTCGCACTCGAAGCCGGAGCCACGACCGGAAAGGTCTCGGGCGCAGGCGGCGGGGGCTTCATCATGTTTGCCGTTGAACCGACCAAACGGGTGCAGGTAGTCCGCGCACTCAACCGATTGGAGGGACGCGTCGTCGAATTCCAATTCACCGAAGGAGGAACACACGGTTGGAAAATCTTCACCAAATAA
- a CDS encoding bifunctional fucokinase/fucose-1-phosphate guanylyltransferase: MKKLLSLPANLVGSFHNIEHADPNEWFCTSDPSGTKVGSGGGTAWLLEQSYRHDTDSSAIAPESREVPNRQVIPWLAANKRIILHAGGQSRRLPAYAPSGKILTPIPVFRWARGQRIDQNLLELQLPLLEQMISEAPRNINTLIASGDVYIRSTQPLAPIPDVDIVCYGLWGDPSLATNHGVFISDRNSPNTLKYMLQKPSVTVLDELIESHLFLMDIGIWLLSDRAVELLIRKSHNRPDGEIGYYDLYSDFGLALGEEPSRPDPEIGSLSVAILPLEGGEFYHYGTSRELISSTLALQNLIADQREIKQRKVKPHPAIFTQNANVDLTFTSGNAQVWIENSCIGNGWHLSDHHILTGIPENNWQIDIPAGVCVDIVPVGERQYAVRPYGFNDPFKGDVRAEETVWMGNKLTDWCKERNLAFSACGETGTDLQNAPLFPLCDSAREIETVLRFMIGEPGEGSGRQLWLEREKLSADEISNRANLVRLYAQRDYFRSRNLPMLAANYRKSVFYQLNLDDAARQYATHGLPLPAELSEQESPLVRMHDLMFRSKAIQQEQPGQADAYERQAFGLLSETIIRTAAGRKREPRLTIHPDQIVWSRCPVRIDLAGGWTDTPPQCFLEGGHVVNIAIELNGQPPIQIYIKPCREFHIVFRSIDLGNAERVRTWEELQQFTTVGSPFSIPKAAVALAGFLPRFCSRSYSSLEAQLKEFGSGFEVTLLSAIPAGSGLGTSSILAATVLGALNDFCGLAWDKNDICQQSLILEQLLTTGGGWQDQYGGVFHGVKLLQTVPGTGQTPAIRWTPNFLFSDPAHKECHLLYYTGITRVAKNILADIVRNMFLNTTEQLDLLYAMKQHALETFDAIQAGDFDRLGHLVGKTWEQNKRLDAGTNPPQVDAIIDRIKDYILGCKLPGAGGGGYLYMIAKDPGAARRIREILTRNPPNDKARFVEMVISMTGLQTSRS; encoded by the coding sequence ATCAAAAAATTATTGTCACTTCCTGCCAATCTGGTAGGAAGCTTCCATAATATTGAACACGCAGACCCGAACGAATGGTTCTGTACATCTGATCCCTCTGGGACAAAAGTCGGTTCCGGCGGCGGAACAGCCTGGCTGCTGGAACAAAGCTACCGGCATGATACAGATAGCTCTGCAATCGCCCCCGAGAGTAGAGAGGTCCCTAACAGGCAAGTGATTCCCTGGCTGGCAGCGAACAAGCGAATCATCCTCCACGCAGGAGGCCAAAGCCGCCGGCTGCCAGCTTATGCTCCTTCCGGGAAAATACTCACCCCCATCCCCGTTTTCCGTTGGGCACGCGGACAACGCATCGACCAGAACCTGCTCGAACTGCAACTACCGCTGCTCGAGCAAATGATCAGCGAAGCGCCCCGAAACATCAACACCCTGATCGCCAGCGGCGATGTCTATATCCGCTCGACACAACCCCTGGCTCCGATCCCGGATGTGGATATCGTTTGCTACGGACTTTGGGGCGATCCCTCTCTCGCAACCAACCACGGCGTATTCATCTCGGACCGAAACTCCCCGAATACGCTCAAATACATGCTCCAGAAGCCATCCGTAACGGTGCTGGACGAACTGATCGAGAGCCATCTTTTCCTGATGGATATCGGCATATGGCTGCTCAGCGACCGGGCGGTCGAATTGTTGATCCGCAAATCGCACAACCGGCCCGACGGAGAGATCGGATACTACGACCTGTACAGCGATTTCGGGCTCGCCCTGGGCGAAGAACCTTCACGTCCCGATCCGGAGATCGGGTCCCTCTCGGTCGCTATCCTGCCGCTCGAAGGCGGCGAATTCTACCATTACGGCACCAGCCGTGAACTGATCTCCTCTACCCTCGCCCTGCAAAACCTGATTGCAGACCAGCGGGAGATCAAACAGCGCAAAGTCAAACCGCATCCCGCCATTTTCACCCAAAATGCCAACGTCGATCTCACCTTCACCTCGGGGAATGCCCAGGTCTGGATTGAAAACAGTTGCATCGGAAACGGCTGGCATCTTTCGGATCATCACATCCTCACAGGTATTCCCGAAAACAACTGGCAGATCGACATCCCCGCCGGCGTATGCGTGGACATCGTCCCGGTCGGGGAGCGGCAATACGCCGTACGCCCGTATGGCTTCAACGATCCGTTCAAAGGCGATGTCCGGGCCGAGGAAACCGTATGGATGGGGAACAAACTGACGGATTGGTGTAAAGAACGTAACCTGGCATTCTCCGCATGCGGCGAAACCGGAACCGACCTGCAGAATGCACCGCTATTTCCACTCTGCGACTCGGCCCGGGAGATTGAAACGGTATTGAGGTTTATGATCGGGGAACCGGGCGAGGGGTCCGGCAGGCAACTTTGGCTGGAACGGGAAAAGTTATCGGCAGACGAGATTTCAAACCGGGCGAACCTGGTCAGGTTATATGCCCAAAGAGATTATTTCCGCAGCCGCAACCTGCCGATGCTGGCCGCAAACTACCGCAAAAGCGTCTTTTACCAGTTGAATCTGGACGATGCCGCCCGCCAATATGCAACACACGGTTTACCCCTTCCCGCGGAATTGTCCGAACAGGAATCCCCGTTGGTTCGGATGCACGACCTGATGTTCCGGTCCAAGGCCATACAGCAGGAACAACCCGGACAGGCCGACGCCTACGAACGACAAGCGTTCGGCCTGCTCAGTGAAACCATCATCCGCACGGCGGCCGGACGGAAACGGGAACCCCGGCTCACGATCCATCCCGACCAGATCGTCTGGAGCCGTTGCCCGGTGCGTATCGATCTGGCCGGCGGATGGACGGATACTCCGCCGCAATGTTTTCTCGAAGGAGGCCATGTCGTTAACATCGCCATCGAACTGAACGGACAGCCGCCGATCCAGATTTATATCAAACCATGCAGGGAATTCCACATCGTTTTCCGCTCGATCGACCTCGGCAATGCAGAACGGGTTCGCACCTGGGAAGAGCTGCAACAATTCACGACGGTCGGTTCCCCGTTCTCCATCCCGAAAGCCGCCGTAGCGCTCGCCGGATTCCTGCCCCGGTTCTGCTCCCGGTCGTATTCCTCACTCGAAGCCCAACTCAAAGAGTTCGGTTCAGGATTCGAAGTCACGCTGCTTTCGGCCATTCCGGCCGGATCGGGACTGGGTACCAGCTCTATCCTCGCCGCGACGGTACTGGGCGCATTGAATGATTTTTGCGGGCTCGCCTGGGATAAAAACGACATTTGCCAGCAATCGCTTATCCTGGAGCAACTGCTCACCACCGGAGGCGGATGGCAGGATCAGTACGGCGGCGTCTTCCACGGCGTGAAATTGCTGCAAACAGTACCCGGAACAGGACAGACCCCGGCTATCCGGTGGACTCCGAACTTCCTCTTTTCCGATCCGGCCCACAAGGAGTGCCACCTGCTTTATTACACCGGCATCACCCGGGTGGCGAAAAACATCCTTGCGGACATCGTTCGGAATATGTTCCTGAACACCACGGAACAGCTCGATTTGCTGTACGCGATGAAACAACACGCCCTCGAAACTTTCGACGCGATCCAGGCGGGGGATTTCGACCGACTGGGACATCTGGTCGGAAAAACATGGGAGCAGAACAAACGACTCGACGCCGGAACCAATCCTCCGCAAGTCGATGCCATCATCGACCGGATCAAAGACTATATCCTCGGCTGTAAATTACCCGGAGCCGGCGGAGGGGGCTACCTCTACATGATTGCCAAAGACCCCGGGGCCGCACGGCGGATCCGCGAAATCCTGACCCGGAACCCGCCGAACGACAAGGCCCGGTTCGTCGAGATGGTCATTTCGATGACGGGACTGCAAACCAGCAGATCGTAA
- a CDS encoding glycosyltransferase family 2 protein has product MKISIITAAWNSAATIEDTLRSILAQTYQDWECIVIDGASSDGTRNILRSYETRFNGRLHWISEPDQGIYDAMNKGIAMASGQVIGMLNADDFYSANNILDQVAKAFTADKYLDGVYGDIHFVHPDDLSKTVRYYSSKSFTRAKMKFGFMPAHPSFYVKKEVYDRFGKFDIQYKIAADFESLLRYIYIHRIKTQYLDMDFVTMRTGGASTASLANRVTIMREHLRAFRNHGIKNNALRLSLRYFSKLWESVPHLVR; this is encoded by the coding sequence ATGAAGATTTCAATCATAACAGCAGCCTGGAATAGTGCCGCGACCATCGAGGACACACTGCGGTCTATATTAGCCCAAACCTATCAGGATTGGGAATGTATTGTTATAGACGGTGCATCGTCAGATGGGACACGCAATATATTGCGCAGTTATGAAACGCGTTTTAACGGCCGGCTTCACTGGATAAGTGAACCGGACCAAGGGATCTACGATGCCATGAACAAAGGCATCGCAATGGCATCCGGCCAAGTTATCGGGATGCTCAATGCTGACGATTTTTATTCTGCCAACAACATTTTGGATCAGGTAGCGAAAGCTTTTACTGCTGATAAATATCTAGATGGAGTATACGGAGATATTCATTTTGTTCATCCCGACGATCTATCTAAAACAGTCCGCTATTATTCATCCAAATCATTTACGCGAGCCAAAATGAAATTCGGGTTTATGCCGGCTCACCCGTCATTTTACGTCAAAAAAGAGGTATACGATCGATTCGGGAAGTTCGATATCCAATATAAAATTGCCGCAGATTTCGAATCTCTCTTACGTTACATTTATATTCACCGCATAAAAACACAATATCTCGACATGGATTTTGTCACCATGCGAACAGGTGGAGCCAGCACGGCCTCCCTTGCAAATAGAGTGACAATTATGCGAGAACATTTGAGAGCATTCCGGAATCACGGAATTAAAAACAATGCATTAAGGCTAAGTCTACGTTACTTTTCTAAACTCTGGGAATCAGTTCCCCATTTAGTCCGATAG
- a CDS encoding glycosyltransferase family 2 protein: protein MATYNGSDYIREQLDSILPQLNDDDEIVISDDHSSDDTIERIKALGDPRIKIFYNTGEQGFTSNFENALKHATKPIIFLSDQDDIWMPSKVTYCMERLAGGCDLVVHDAVVVDENKNVLHDSFYRVRHVHRTLIGNLVKFGYLGCCMAFRREILEVALPFPTNRKYCLHDNWLYLVGSAFFKSIIVNEKLILYRRHTHNTSTGGIGSSTTTVGFKLKYRFYLLCRLIDRMRLDRRRK from the coding sequence ATGGCAACCTACAATGGGTCAGATTATATCCGGGAACAACTAGACTCAATCTTACCTCAATTGAACGACGACGACGAAATAGTCATATCGGACGACCATTCATCGGACGATACAATCGAACGGATCAAAGCTTTGGGAGACCCACGCATCAAAATTTTCTACAACACTGGAGAACAGGGATTCACGTCTAATTTCGAAAATGCCTTGAAACATGCCACTAAACCGATCATATTCCTGTCGGATCAAGACGATATATGGATGCCCTCCAAAGTCACCTATTGCATGGAGCGTCTGGCCGGAGGGTGCGATCTGGTAGTCCACGATGCCGTCGTCGTCGACGAGAACAAAAACGTTTTACACGACTCTTTCTACCGTGTGAGGCATGTTCATAGAACGCTCATAGGCAATCTTGTCAAATTCGGATATTTGGGATGCTGCATGGCTTTCCGACGCGAGATTCTGGAAGTAGCTCTACCGTTTCCGACGAATCGCAAATATTGTCTCCACGATAATTGGCTCTATCTGGTAGGAAGCGCTTTTTTCAAAAGCATAATTGTGAACGAGAAATTAATTCTCTATCGTCGACACACCCATAACACCTCGACCGGCGGCATAGGTTCTTCCACCACGACAGTGGGTTTTAAACTGAAGTATCGTTTCTACCTGCTATGCCGATTGATCGATCGAATGCGACTTGATCGTCGTCGAAAATAA
- a CDS encoding EpsG family protein, whose amino-acid sequence MVLIAGLRDGNTVGDYKVYLEMYRFPEETPTVEPTFTLISSLVKAVCPWPVLLFVIYASIGVTCKIFAIKRLTSLLFLSLVIYISNVYLLHDMTQIRAGVASGIFLLAIRPLAEHKIFRYTALILLASLFHYSSLLLLPLVVLKNQPIASKSKYLWWSIVPLGFIVHGTMFDISVIPIESIRLKLEMYQHLQEQSVQGFTDANLFNPYFLFRCALYYGMLWKRDTIGTYNPYFPLLIKIEGIALFLFPALSFISLLGYRGSELLGVVEIILYPLFMYAFRPRIAAKMAVIGIGTLLLAVNIIHKHLIFT is encoded by the coding sequence TACGGTAGAACCCACATTTACCCTCATCAGTTCCCTTGTCAAAGCGGTTTGTCCGTGGCCCGTCCTGTTATTCGTGATTTACGCGAGCATCGGCGTCACATGCAAGATTTTCGCAATCAAGAGACTAACTTCACTATTATTTCTGTCGTTAGTCATTTACATATCGAACGTGTACTTGCTACACGACATGACGCAAATCAGAGCCGGAGTTGCGTCCGGTATTTTTTTGCTAGCCATCCGACCACTCGCCGAGCACAAAATATTCCGTTATACGGCTTTGATTCTGCTGGCCTCGCTTTTCCATTATTCTTCACTGTTGCTATTACCGCTAGTCGTGTTGAAAAACCAACCGATTGCAAGCAAAAGCAAATACCTCTGGTGGAGTATCGTACCGCTGGGATTCATAGTCCACGGTACGATGTTCGATATTTCCGTCATTCCCATCGAAAGCATTCGACTCAAACTGGAAATGTATCAACATCTTCAGGAACAAAGCGTACAAGGGTTTACGGACGCCAATTTATTCAACCCGTACTTTTTGTTCCGATGTGCGCTGTATTACGGCATGCTGTGGAAACGTGACACGATCGGAACGTACAATCCCTATTTCCCGCTATTGATTAAGATAGAAGGAATCGCCCTCTTTCTGTTTCCCGCGCTTTCATTCATCTCGTTACTCGGGTATCGGGGATCCGAATTACTGGGCGTCGTCGAGATTATCCTGTATCCGCTGTTCATGTACGCATTCCGGCCTCGAATAGCTGCCAAGATGGCGGTGATCGGAATCGGCACTCTGCTACTGGCGGTCAACATCATTCATAAACATTTGATTTTTACATGA